In the genome of Gloeotrichia echinulata CP02, one region contains:
- a CDS encoding ATP synthase subunit I: MSLSDESIDPTPTTRQDAQPGFAEPEPVNSMQEFYQLFERLLRITLVLTGIIFISVWIFYSLNIALNYLLGACVGVVYLKMLAKDVERLGSEKTSLSKNRFALIIGPIIVASQWHELQILPIFLGFLTYKVTLIVYMLQTLFIPDS, translated from the coding sequence GTGAGCTTGTCAGACGAATCGATTGATCCCACGCCAACAACAAGACAAGATGCTCAACCTGGTTTTGCGGAACCAGAACCAGTTAACTCGATGCAAGAGTTTTATCAACTCTTCGAGAGGTTGTTGAGAATCACACTTGTCCTAACGGGGATTATATTTATCTCTGTGTGGATTTTTTATTCCCTAAACATAGCCCTGAATTATTTGCTCGGGGCGTGTGTAGGTGTGGTTTACTTAAAAATGCTAGCTAAGGACGTTGAGCGGCTCGGCAGCGAAAAAACCAGTTTGAGCAAAAATCGTTTTGCTCTGATTATTGGGCCGATTATAGTAGCAAGTCAATGGCATGAGCTACAAATTCTGCCCATATTCTTGGGATTTCTCACTTACAAAGTGACGCTCATCGTCTACATGTTGCAAACTCTGTTCATTCCTGATTCTTAA